Proteins from a single region of Catenulispora acidiphila DSM 44928:
- a CDS encoding lipopolysaccharide biosynthesis protein, translating into MRASVGMAAGLLLVGLSGYVFLAVTGHSSTPSDAAALSSLYFLAGLVTLGVFVGLEQETSRATSRAIAERRAVAPVARRARRHAACLFAVTLVVLAALSPVLVSGPLRGRWDLFGALVLAAGVGSACYWVRGILGGRQEFHGYAATLAAEGLGRLVPCVAVFVATGRGGPAWAYALAFAAAQGLATVAGLWWLREGFEDGERDPLDTEISSFESGERSAAGGLALLVAGSLLTQLVANLPPLVASTRLTDSDAVAAAFGQAFVLVRIPLLLISPIQAMLLPDLTRSAARGDHAALRARVRLALAAVAALGVAGTAVLAVAGPWVLRVFFGTKAVLSHELLAVLGLGTVFLMAAAILQPTLVAMDRHRLVPTAWGAGAVVLAVLVELPVDPLHAAAAGGVGGPVTVVVVMAVGLGSALRRVGGVAAVSGRSSGGAVGHLRRGRVR; encoded by the coding sequence ATGAGGGCCTCCGTCGGGATGGCGGCGGGGCTGCTGCTGGTGGGCTTGTCAGGGTACGTGTTCCTGGCCGTCACCGGGCACTCCTCGACGCCCTCGGACGCCGCGGCGCTGTCCTCGCTGTACTTCCTGGCCGGGCTGGTCACGCTCGGCGTGTTCGTCGGGCTGGAGCAGGAGACCAGCCGGGCGACGAGCCGGGCGATCGCCGAGCGGCGGGCGGTGGCGCCGGTGGCCCGGAGGGCGCGGCGGCACGCGGCGTGTCTGTTCGCTGTGACGCTCGTGGTGCTCGCGGCGCTGTCGCCGGTGCTCGTGTCCGGTCCGCTGCGCGGGCGGTGGGACCTGTTCGGCGCGCTGGTGCTGGCGGCGGGAGTGGGGTCGGCCTGTTATTGGGTGCGCGGGATTCTGGGCGGGCGGCAGGAGTTCCACGGGTACGCCGCGACGCTGGCGGCCGAGGGGCTGGGGCGGCTGGTGCCGTGCGTGGCGGTGTTCGTGGCGACGGGGCGGGGCGGGCCGGCGTGGGCGTACGCGCTGGCGTTCGCGGCGGCTCAGGGGTTGGCGACGGTGGCGGGGTTGTGGTGGCTGCGGGAGGGGTTCGAGGACGGGGAGCGTGATCCGCTTGATACGGAGATTTCTTCCTTCGAGAGCGGGGAGCGGTCGGCGGCCGGCGGGCTCGCGCTGTTGGTGGCCGGGAGCCTGCTGACGCAGCTGGTGGCGAACTTGCCGCCGTTGGTGGCGAGCACCCGGCTTACGGACTCTGATGCGGTCGCGGCGGCGTTCGGGCAGGCGTTCGTGCTGGTGCGGATTCCGCTGTTGTTGATCTCGCCGATCCAGGCGATGTTGCTGCCGGACCTCACCCGTTCGGCCGCACGCGGGGACCATGCGGCGCTGCGGGCGCGCGTGCGCCTGGCCCTGGCGGCGGTCGCGGCGCTGGGGGTGGCCGGGACGGCGGTGCTGGCGGTGGCCGGGCCGTGGGTGCTGCGGGTGTTCTTCGGGACGAAGGCGGTGCTGTCGCACGAGCTGCTGGCGGTGCTGGGGCTCGGGACCGTGTTCCTGATGGCCGCGGCGATTCTGCAGCCGACGCTGGTCGCGATGGACCGGCACCGGCTGGTGCCGACGGCTTGGGGGGCGGGGGCGGTGGTGCTGGCCGTGTTGGTGGAGCTGCCGGTGGATCCGCTGCACGCGGCGGCTGCGGGCGGGGTCGGCGGGCCGGTGACGGTGGTGGTGGTCATGGCGGTGGGGTTGGGCAGTGCGCTGCGGAGGGTCGGGGGTGTGGCGGCTGTGAGCGGGCGGTCGAGTGGCGGGGCGGTCGGGCATCTGCGCAGAGGCAGGGTGCGATGA
- the tsaB gene encoding tRNA (adenosine(37)-N6)-threonylcarbamoyltransferase complex dimerization subunit type 1 TsaB, translated as MLLLAFDTATPAITVALHDGADILAESTTVDARRTGELLAPGITAVLTAAGRKPGDLTGVAVGVGPGPFTGLRVGLVTARALGDALGIPVHGVCSLDVVAYQTRSAEPFAVATDARRKEVYWAQYTDYLTRATEPDVAHPALIAERLTGLPVAGEGALVYPDAFPKAIEPRYPSAAALAELTVRRLHSDPESLLFPEPLYLRRPDAVEPGTRKRVSTS; from the coding sequence GTGCTCCTGCTCGCGTTCGACACCGCCACCCCGGCCATCACCGTCGCCTTGCACGACGGCGCGGACATCCTCGCCGAGTCCACCACCGTGGACGCCCGGCGCACCGGGGAACTGCTCGCACCCGGCATCACCGCGGTCCTGACCGCCGCCGGGCGCAAACCCGGCGACCTCACCGGCGTCGCCGTCGGGGTCGGACCCGGCCCGTTCACCGGGCTGCGCGTGGGATTGGTCACGGCGCGCGCCCTCGGCGACGCCCTGGGCATCCCGGTCCACGGCGTCTGCTCCCTCGACGTGGTCGCCTACCAGACCCGCAGCGCCGAGCCCTTCGCCGTCGCCACCGACGCGCGCCGCAAAGAGGTCTACTGGGCTCAGTACACGGACTACCTGACCCGCGCGACGGAACCGGACGTGGCGCACCCCGCGCTCATCGCCGAAAGGCTCACCGGTCTGCCGGTCGCGGGGGAGGGCGCCCTGGTCTACCCGGACGCGTTCCCCAAGGCGATCGAGCCTCGGTACCCCTCTGCGGCGGCTCTAGCGGAACTCACTGTCAGGCGTCTGCATAGCGATCCCGAGTCCTTGCTGTTCCCGGAGCCGCTCTACCTGCGCCGCCCGGACGCCGTCGAACCAGGTACCCGCAAGCGTGTCTCCACGAGCTGA
- the tsaE gene encoding tRNA (adenosine(37)-N6)-threonylcarbamoyltransferase complex ATPase subunit type 1 TsaE: MSVIPDQAGPGLPGPVLETPVATAGAMKDLGRRLGARLRRGDLVVLTGDLGAGKTTFTQGLGEGLGVRGPVTSPTFVIARVHPPAAGGGVPLVHVDAYRLGSLDELDDLDLDASVEQSVTVVEWGEGKAEVLTDDRLDIVISREYAEELDDPGDSEVRWVVVRGIGERWTDRDLAALEDAAG; encoded by the coding sequence ATGTCGGTGATCCCTGACCAAGCCGGACCCGGGCTGCCCGGACCCGTCCTGGAGACCCCGGTCGCGACCGCGGGCGCCATGAAAGACCTCGGCCGCCGCCTCGGCGCCCGGCTGCGCCGCGGCGACCTCGTGGTCCTGACCGGCGATCTGGGAGCCGGCAAAACGACCTTCACCCAGGGCCTCGGCGAAGGCCTCGGCGTGCGCGGACCCGTCACCTCGCCGACCTTCGTCATCGCCCGGGTCCACCCGCCGGCCGCCGGGGGCGGCGTCCCGCTGGTCCACGTCGACGCCTACCGGCTCGGCTCCCTGGACGAGCTCGACGACCTGGACCTGGACGCCTCGGTCGAGCAGTCGGTGACCGTGGTCGAGTGGGGCGAGGGCAAGGCCGAGGTCCTCACCGACGACCGCCTGGACATCGTGATCTCCCGGGAGTACGCCGAGGAGCTCGACGATCCCGGCGACTCCGAGGTGCGGTGGGTCGTGGTGCGCGGCATCGGGGAGCGCTGGACGGACCGCGATCTGGCCGCCCTCGAAGACGCGGCCGGCTGA
- the groL gene encoding chaperonin GroEL (60 kDa chaperone family; promotes refolding of misfolded polypeptides especially under stressful conditions; forms two stacked rings of heptamers to form a barrel-shaped 14mer; ends can be capped by GroES; misfolded proteins enter the barrel where they are refolded when GroES binds), giving the protein MAKMLEFDEDARRKLERGVNALADAVKVTIGPKGRNVVIDKKFGAPTITNDGVTIAREVELEDPYENLGAQLAKEVATKTNDIAGDGTTTATVLAQAMVREGLRNVAAGAQPIALKRGIDAAVKAVADQLLSTAKQVESKESIAQVGAISAQDKAIGDLIAEAMDKVGKDGVITVEESNTMGLELEFTEGMQFDKGYLSPYMVTDQERMEAVLEDPYILINQGKISSLNELLPLLEKVAQSRKPLLIIAEDVDGEALSTLVVNKIRGTFTSVAVKAPAFGDRRKAILEDLAILTGAQVVAPEVGLKLDQVGVEVLGTARRVTVTKDDTTVVDGAGDTAAVADRVKQIKAAIDTTDSDWDREKLQERLAKLAGGVCVIRVGAATEVELKEKKHRLEDAISATRAAVEEGIVSGGGSALVHAVSVLDGDLGLTGDEATGVRVVRKAAVEPLRWIAENAGLEGYVVTDKVSNLPVGSGLNAATGEYVDLVAAGVIDPVKVTRSALANAASIASMLLTTETLVVEKPAPKEDEGHSHGGHGHSH; this is encoded by the coding sequence ATGGCGAAGATGCTCGAATTCGACGAGGACGCGCGCCGCAAGCTCGAGCGCGGCGTCAACGCGCTGGCCGACGCGGTCAAGGTGACCATCGGTCCCAAGGGCCGCAACGTCGTCATCGACAAGAAGTTCGGCGCCCCGACGATCACCAACGACGGCGTGACCATCGCCCGCGAGGTGGAGCTCGAGGACCCCTACGAGAACCTCGGCGCGCAGCTGGCCAAGGAAGTGGCCACCAAGACCAACGACATCGCCGGCGACGGCACCACCACCGCGACCGTGCTGGCCCAGGCCATGGTCCGCGAGGGTCTGCGCAACGTGGCGGCCGGCGCGCAGCCGATCGCGCTCAAGCGCGGTATCGACGCGGCGGTCAAGGCCGTGGCCGACCAGCTGCTGTCCACCGCCAAGCAGGTGGAGAGCAAGGAGTCGATCGCCCAGGTCGGCGCCATCTCCGCGCAGGACAAGGCGATCGGCGACCTGATCGCCGAGGCCATGGACAAGGTCGGCAAGGACGGTGTCATCACCGTCGAAGAGTCGAACACCATGGGCCTGGAGCTCGAGTTCACCGAGGGCATGCAGTTCGACAAGGGTTACCTGTCGCCCTACATGGTGACCGACCAGGAGCGCATGGAGGCGGTCCTGGAGGACCCCTACATCCTGATCAACCAGGGCAAGATCAGCTCCCTGAACGAGCTGCTGCCGCTGCTGGAGAAGGTCGCGCAGTCGCGCAAGCCGCTGCTGATCATCGCCGAGGACGTCGACGGCGAGGCGCTGTCCACGCTGGTCGTGAACAAGATCCGCGGCACCTTCACCTCCGTCGCGGTCAAGGCTCCGGCCTTCGGCGACCGCCGCAAGGCGATCCTGGAGGACCTGGCGATCCTCACCGGCGCGCAGGTCGTGGCGCCCGAGGTCGGCCTGAAGCTGGACCAGGTCGGCGTCGAGGTGCTGGGCACCGCCCGCCGCGTGACCGTCACCAAGGACGACACCACCGTCGTCGACGGTGCCGGCGACACCGCGGCCGTGGCCGACCGCGTGAAGCAGATCAAGGCCGCGATCGACACCACCGACTCGGACTGGGACCGCGAGAAGCTGCAGGAGCGCCTGGCCAAGCTGGCCGGCGGCGTCTGCGTCATCCGCGTCGGCGCGGCCACCGAGGTCGAGCTCAAGGAGAAGAAGCACCGTCTGGAGGACGCCATCTCCGCGACCCGCGCCGCGGTCGAGGAGGGCATCGTCTCCGGCGGCGGCTCCGCGCTGGTGCACGCCGTCTCCGTGCTGGACGGCGACCTGGGCCTGACGGGCGACGAGGCCACCGGCGTGCGCGTCGTGCGCAAGGCCGCGGTCGAGCCGCTGCGCTGGATCGCCGAGAACGCGGGCCTGGAGGGCTACGTCGTGACCGACAAGGTCTCGAACCTGCCCGTGGGCTCCGGCCTGAACGCGGCCACCGGCGAGTACGTCGACCTGGTCGCGGCCGGCGTCATCGACCCGGTCAAGGTCACCCGCTCCGCGCTGGCCAACGCCGCCTCCATCGCCTCGATGCTGCTCACGACCGAGACCCTGGTCGTCGAGAAGCCGGCGCCGAAGGAAGACGAGGGCCACTCGCACGGTGGCCACGGGCACTCCCACTAA
- the groES gene encoding co-chaperone GroES, which yields MVATVAIKPLEDRVVVKPLDAEQTTASGLVIPDTAKEKPQEGVVLAVGPGRWEDGKRVELDVKEGDIVLYSKYGGTEVKYNNEEYLVLSARDLLAIVNK from the coding sequence ATCGTGGCTACCGTTGCCATCAAGCCGCTCGAGGACCGCGTCGTCGTCAAGCCGCTCGACGCCGAGCAGACCACCGCTTCCGGCCTCGTCATCCCGGACACCGCCAAGGAGAAGCCGCAGGAGGGCGTCGTCCTGGCCGTGGGCCCCGGCCGCTGGGAAGACGGCAAGCGCGTCGAGCTCGACGTCAAGGAGGGCGACATCGTCCTCTACAGCAAGTACGGCGGCACCGAGGTCAAGTACAACAACGAGGAGTACCTCGTCCTGTCGGCGCGCGACCTGCTCGCGATCGTCAACAAGTAG
- the rimI gene encoding ribosomal protein S18-alanine N-acetyltransferase, with product MAPTLRPFRWWDIETVRRIEEDLFPEDPWSVEMFWSELADVPHSRYYVIAEAEAGSESEIAGYAGLMAQPGSDAGTVEGWIQNIAVARAHQGRGLGAVLLEALLDEALRRKCVEVWLEVRTDNDSAQRLYIRHGFEPAGIRRGYYQPGNHDALIMRKALA from the coding sequence ATGGCGCCGACGCTGCGTCCGTTCCGCTGGTGGGACATCGAAACGGTGCGACGGATCGAGGAGGACCTGTTCCCCGAGGACCCCTGGTCCGTGGAGATGTTCTGGTCCGAACTCGCGGACGTCCCGCACTCCCGCTACTACGTCATCGCCGAAGCGGAAGCCGGATCCGAATCCGAGATCGCCGGCTACGCGGGCTTGATGGCCCAGCCCGGATCCGACGCGGGCACGGTCGAGGGCTGGATCCAGAACATCGCGGTGGCCCGCGCGCACCAGGGCCGGGGACTCGGGGCGGTCCTCTTGGAGGCGCTTCTGGACGAGGCACTGCGCAGGAAATGCGTAGAGGTCTGGCTGGAAGTGCGCACAGACAACGACTCCGCGCAGCGCCTGTACATCCGCCACGGCTTCGAACCCGCCGGCATCCGCCGCGGCTACTACCAGCCCGGCAACCACGACGCGCTGATCATGAGGAAGGCACTGGCGTGA
- a CDS encoding polysaccharide deacetylase family protein: protein MTYEDQDLPIGCGCEDHDLTPTPDASPAHASRRRFLRSAAGLAVAAPAMLAAACGSGSSSSGAKQNAGAGVTPTSGASTSGAPSQSSSSPSGAASSSGNGLPGPETADAALLAHRYDGLKPFAPAPPPPATKPVNTNVDLPPVISHIPTDQKICFLTIDDGAEKDPAFIQMVKDFRIPITMFLADMFIQDDYSYFTKLRDTGYCTIQNHTLHHPDMTTLSAERQLAEVTGQQQKLVKNYNTHPYLFRAPFGNSNKATQQACKQNGLKAICYWRATFQKQGFQWQAADKKLRPGDILLAHFRGPKANGKGWPEMHELMTNLFRIVQEQGYTFARLEDYV, encoded by the coding sequence GTGACGTACGAGGACCAGGACCTCCCCATAGGCTGCGGCTGCGAAGACCACGACCTGACACCGACACCGGACGCGAGCCCGGCGCACGCCTCTCGACGACGCTTTCTCCGTTCCGCCGCAGGGCTCGCCGTAGCCGCGCCGGCCATGCTGGCCGCGGCTTGCGGCTCCGGCAGTTCATCCTCGGGAGCGAAGCAGAACGCCGGAGCCGGCGTGACTCCCACCTCGGGCGCCTCCACGTCGGGCGCGCCCTCGCAGTCCTCCAGCTCGCCGTCCGGCGCCGCGAGTAGCAGCGGCAACGGTCTCCCCGGTCCCGAGACCGCGGACGCGGCACTCCTGGCGCACCGCTACGACGGACTCAAGCCCTTCGCCCCGGCTCCGCCGCCGCCCGCGACCAAGCCGGTGAACACGAACGTCGACCTCCCCCCGGTCATCAGCCACATCCCGACGGACCAGAAGATCTGCTTCCTCACCATCGACGACGGCGCCGAGAAGGACCCGGCCTTCATCCAGATGGTCAAGGACTTCCGCATCCCCATCACGATGTTCCTGGCCGACATGTTCATCCAGGACGACTACTCGTACTTCACAAAGCTCCGCGACACCGGCTACTGCACCATCCAGAACCACACCCTGCACCACCCGGACATGACGACCCTGAGCGCCGAGCGCCAGCTGGCAGAGGTCACCGGCCAGCAGCAGAAGCTCGTCAAGAACTACAACACCCACCCCTACCTGTTCCGCGCGCCCTTCGGGAACTCCAACAAGGCGACGCAGCAAGCCTGTAAGCAGAACGGCCTCAAGGCCATCTGCTACTGGCGCGCGACGTTCCAGAAGCAGGGCTTCCAGTGGCAGGCGGCCGACAAGAAGCTCCGCCCCGGCGACATCCTGCTGGCGCACTTCCGCGGTCCCAAGGCCAACGGCAAGGGCTGGCCGGAGATGCACGAGCTGATGACCAACCTGTTCCGCATCGTGCAGGAGCAGGGGTACACGTTCGCTCGGCTGGAGGACTACGTCTGA
- a CDS encoding DUF2142 domain-containing protein, whose protein sequence is MPLPLPLPEPPAAPAFATPPESPKSPEPPPPPKHRLAAVGRRTASVLGRPWLLALVGFFLVAMGWAFASPMSTSPDEPSHMIKAAATARGEFVNSSSRHEITNGFEKTWLGYPLPAKYKTIDAMSSCFRFQLLSAACGKKFGTDNSTAIVETSAGNYNPAYYFPVGLPSLWLPGVSALYGMRLASALLNSALLAAAVGIAAGWRRPGWPILGVVACGTPMALFLSGTVNSNGMEATAAVLAWTAAMSLALDDDPKPGQVTRRAIGLAIGGALLANTRSLGIAFSASVLIALVIIAGPRKVAWLARFRAVQVMAVVLILGGVAAFLWNRYSDTLTTSNLSFPTLTPGAVAIEVFWNSGNYISQVVGNLGWLDVALPPGTSIAWYAVAGLLILCAFGVGRWREAAVVAALVVGTVAIPIIAQVLEAKRFGIGWQGRYILAWVLGLPVLAGLLMARRVGKDLPGALERRVPIAATIVLGLAGLGAFYWSMTRYMHGGFKKYGISPVLWSPPGGWIVWWVVYSAGLVVLVAAVAVRRRQDILR, encoded by the coding sequence GTGCCCCTGCCTTTGCCGCTGCCCGAACCCCCGGCAGCTCCCGCCTTCGCCACTCCGCCCGAATCGCCCAAATCCCCCGAACCGCCGCCGCCCCCGAAGCACCGCCTCGCCGCAGTCGGCCGCCGCACCGCGAGCGTCCTCGGCCGTCCCTGGCTGCTGGCGCTGGTCGGCTTCTTTCTGGTCGCCATGGGCTGGGCGTTCGCCTCGCCGATGTCCACGTCGCCCGATGAGCCGTCGCACATGATCAAGGCTGCCGCGACGGCCCGCGGCGAGTTCGTGAACTCGTCCTCGCGCCACGAGATCACCAACGGCTTCGAGAAGACCTGGCTCGGCTATCCGCTCCCGGCCAAGTACAAGACCATCGACGCGATGTCCTCCTGCTTCCGCTTCCAACTCCTGTCCGCAGCCTGTGGAAAGAAGTTCGGGACCGACAACTCCACCGCGATCGTCGAAACCTCCGCGGGCAACTACAACCCCGCCTACTACTTCCCCGTAGGGCTTCCCAGCCTGTGGCTCCCCGGAGTGAGCGCGCTATACGGAATGCGCCTAGCGTCCGCACTCCTCAACTCCGCCTTGCTCGCCGCAGCCGTCGGTATCGCTGCCGGTTGGCGCAGACCGGGTTGGCCGATCCTCGGCGTCGTAGCCTGCGGCACTCCGATGGCCCTGTTCCTGAGCGGCACGGTCAACTCCAATGGCATGGAGGCCACCGCCGCGGTACTCGCCTGGACCGCCGCCATGTCCCTGGCGCTGGACGACGACCCGAAACCGGGCCAGGTGACCCGCCGCGCCATCGGTCTGGCGATCGGTGGCGCGCTCCTGGCGAACACAAGGAGCCTGGGAATCGCCTTCAGCGCCTCGGTGCTGATCGCGCTCGTGATCATCGCCGGTCCGCGCAAGGTCGCGTGGCTGGCCCGGTTCCGCGCCGTGCAGGTCATGGCCGTGGTGCTGATCCTGGGCGGAGTCGCGGCGTTCTTGTGGAACCGCTACTCCGACACCCTCACGACCTCGAACCTGTCCTTCCCGACCCTGACGCCGGGCGCCGTCGCCATCGAGGTGTTCTGGAACTCCGGCAACTACATCTCCCAGGTCGTCGGCAACCTCGGCTGGCTCGACGTCGCCCTGCCGCCGGGCACGTCGATCGCCTGGTACGCGGTCGCCGGCCTGCTCATCCTCTGCGCCTTCGGCGTCGGCCGCTGGCGCGAGGCGGCGGTGGTCGCGGCCCTGGTGGTGGGAACCGTCGCGATCCCGATCATCGCGCAGGTGCTGGAGGCCAAGCGCTTCGGCATCGGCTGGCAGGGCCGCTACATCCTGGCGTGGGTGCTCGGGCTGCCGGTGCTCGCCGGGCTGCTGATGGCCCGCCGGGTCGGCAAGGACCTGCCCGGCGCGCTGGAGCGGCGCGTGCCGATCGCCGCCACGATCGTCCTCGGACTCGCCGGACTCGGCGCCTTCTACTGGTCGATGACGCGCTATATGCACGGCGGCTTTAAGAAGTACGGCATCAGTCCCGTGCTGTGGAGCCCGCCGGGCGGTTGGATCGTGTGGTGGGTGGTCTACTCGGCCGGACTCGTGGTGCTGGTTGCGGCGGTCGCGGTGCGGCGGCGCCAAGACATACTCCGTTAG
- the tsaD gene encoding tRNA (adenosine(37)-N6)-threonylcarbamoyltransferase complex transferase subunit TsaD, producing the protein MKEEPLVLGFETSCDETGIGIVRGNTLLADAVASSVDEHARFGGVVPEVASRAHLEAMVPTVQRALSDAGVALADIDAIAVTAGPGLAGALLVGVAAAKSYALALDKPIYGVNHLAAHICVDQLEHGPLPEGCIAMLVSGGHSSLLFVPDVTGDVQPLGQTIDDAAGEAFDKVARVLGLGFPGGPLIDKAAREGDPEAIAFPRGLTGPRDAPLDFSFSGLKTAVARWVEKRERAGEKISIPDVAASFQEAVVDVLTRKAILACKEQGAEYLLIGGGVAANSRLRVLAEERAAKAGIQVRVPRPKLCTDNGAMVAALGSELVRRGRVPSQLGFPADSSQPVVDVVVR; encoded by the coding sequence CTGAAGGAAGAACCTCTGGTCCTCGGCTTCGAGACCTCCTGCGACGAGACCGGCATCGGCATCGTGCGGGGCAACACCCTGCTCGCCGACGCGGTGGCCTCCAGTGTGGACGAGCACGCGCGCTTCGGCGGCGTGGTGCCCGAGGTCGCCAGCCGGGCGCACCTGGAGGCCATGGTGCCGACGGTGCAGCGGGCGCTGAGCGACGCCGGCGTGGCGCTGGCCGACATCGACGCGATCGCCGTCACCGCCGGTCCCGGCCTGGCCGGCGCCCTGCTGGTCGGCGTCGCCGCGGCCAAGTCCTACGCCCTGGCGCTGGACAAGCCGATCTACGGCGTCAACCACCTCGCCGCGCACATCTGCGTCGACCAGCTCGAACACGGTCCGCTGCCCGAGGGCTGCATCGCCATGCTGGTCTCCGGCGGGCACTCCTCGCTGCTGTTCGTGCCCGACGTCACCGGCGACGTCCAGCCGCTCGGCCAGACCATCGACGACGCCGCCGGCGAGGCCTTCGACAAGGTGGCGCGCGTCCTGGGCCTCGGCTTCCCAGGAGGCCCGCTGATCGACAAGGCGGCGCGCGAGGGCGACCCGGAGGCGATCGCCTTCCCCCGCGGCCTCACCGGTCCGCGCGACGCGCCCCTGGACTTCTCCTTCTCCGGCCTCAAGACCGCGGTCGCGCGCTGGGTCGAGAAGCGCGAGCGCGCCGGCGAGAAGATCTCGATCCCGGACGTCGCGGCCTCCTTCCAGGAAGCGGTCGTGGATGTCCTGACCCGCAAGGCGATCCTGGCGTGCAAGGAGCAAGGAGCGGAGTACCTGCTGATCGGCGGAGGCGTCGCAGCGAACTCCCGCCTGCGCGTCCTGGCCGAGGAACGCGCCGCCAAGGCGGGCATCCAGGTCCGCGTCCCGCGCCCCAAGCTGTGCACGGACAACGGCGCCATGGTCGCCGCCCTCGGTTCGGAACTGGTGCGGCGCGGCCGCGTGCCCTCGCAGCTCGGCTTCCCGGCGGATTCCTCCCAGCCGGTCGTGGACGTGGTGGTCCGATGA
- a CDS encoding response regulator transcription factor, translated as MTSILVCDDSPLARETLRRAVATVPGVDKVTTANSGEEVLRRWTADRSDLVLMDVRMPGLGGVETVRRLLSNDPNARVIMLTMAEDLDGVALAVATGARGYLHKDASRAELRATVSQALADPTWRLAPRRLRPAEIGAVPTLTAREIQVLEGMSHGRSNAEIGRDLFLSEDTVKTHARRLFKKLGASDRAHAVALGFRWGLVR; from the coding sequence ATGACGTCCATCCTAGTCTGCGACGACTCCCCGCTGGCCCGGGAGACGCTGCGACGCGCCGTGGCGACCGTGCCCGGCGTCGACAAGGTCACCACCGCCAACAGCGGCGAGGAAGTGCTGCGCCGGTGGACCGCCGACCGCTCCGACCTGGTCCTGATGGACGTGCGGATGCCCGGCCTGGGGGGCGTGGAGACCGTCCGCCGCCTGCTGTCCAACGACCCGAACGCCCGGGTGATCATGCTCACCATGGCCGAGGACCTGGACGGCGTGGCGCTCGCGGTGGCCACCGGCGCCCGCGGCTACCTGCACAAGGACGCCTCACGCGCCGAGCTGCGCGCCACCGTCAGCCAGGCCCTGGCCGACCCGACCTGGCGCCTGGCGCCGCGCCGGCTGCGCCCGGCGGAGATCGGCGCCGTCCCGACCCTGACCGCCCGCGAGATCCAGGTGCTGGAGGGCATGAGCCACGGCCGCTCCAACGCCGAGATCGGCCGGGACCTGTTCCTCTCGGAAGACACGGTGAAGACCCATGCGCGCAGGCTGTTCAAGAAGCTCGGCGCCTCCGACCGCGCGCACGCCGTCGCGCTCGGGTTCCGCTGGGGCCTGGTCCGCTGA